A window of the Polyodon spathula isolate WHYD16114869_AA chromosome 50, ASM1765450v1, whole genome shotgun sequence genome harbors these coding sequences:
- the LOC121306832 gene encoding claudin-4-like: protein MVSSGLQLLGIGMSLIGWVGAIATCALPMWRVTAFIGNNIVVAQTIWEGLWMNCIVQSTGQMQCKVYDSMLALPRDLQAARALTVIGILLALLALLVSVAGAKCTNCVQDESVKSRVSVVSGALFVIAGLLYIIPVCWSANTIIRDFYNPLVSESQKRELGGSVFIGWGSAALLILGGCFLCCACPVMTDQQYGARYKAGLSRPRSEYPSTNYV, encoded by the coding sequence ATGGTCTCGTCCGGTCTACAGCTGCTCGGAATCGGCATGTCCCTCATCGGCTGGGTCGGGGCTATCGCGACATGCGCTCTCCCGATGTGGCGAGTCACGGCATTTATCGGCAACAACATCGTGGTCGCGCAAACCATCTGGGAAGGTCTGTGGATGAATTGCATCGTGCAGAGCACCGGGCAGATGCAATGCAAAGTGTATGACTCCATGCTGGCGCTGCCCAGGGACCTGCAAGCCGCCCGGGCGCTCACCGTCATCGGTATCCTGTTGGCTCTGCTGGCGCTGCTGGTTAGCGTCGCCGGGGCTAAATGCACCAACTGCGTCCAGGATGAGTCGGTCAAATCTCGAGTCAGCGTCGTCTCCGGGGCGCTGTTTGTGATCGCCGGCTTGCTGTATATAATCCCGGTGTGCTGGTCGGCTAACACGATCATCAGGGACTTTTACAACCCGCTGGTCAGCGAGTCGCAGAAGCGGGAGCTTGGGGGGTCTGTCTTCATAGGGTGGGGCTCTGCGGCTTTGCTTATCTTAGGAggctgttttctgtgctgtgcaTGCCCGGTTATGACCGATCAGCAATACGGGGCTCGCTACAAGGCTGGGCTGTCCCGCCCCAGGTCCGAGTACCCGTCCACAAATTACGTTTGA